The following proteins are encoded in a genomic region of Nocardioides sp. cx-173:
- the infA gene encoding translation initiation factor IF-1: protein MPKKEGVIELEGTITEALPNAMFRVELSNGHKVLAHISGKMRQHYIRILPEDRVVVELSPYDLTRGRIVYRYK from the coding sequence ATGCCGAAGAAAGAAGGCGTGATCGAGCTCGAGGGAACCATTACGGAGGCCCTCCCCAACGCCATGTTCCGCGTCGAGCTGAGCAACGGCCACAAGGTGCTCGCCCACATCAGCGGCAAGATGCGCCAGCACTACATCCGGATCCTCCCCGAGGACCGCGTGGTGGTGGAGCTCTCGCCGTACGACCTCACCCGGGGTCGCATCGTCTACCGCTACAAGTAA
- a CDS encoding DNA-directed RNA polymerase subunit alpha, producing MLIAQRPSLSEESVDEFRSRFVIEPLEPGFGYTLGNSLRRTLLSSIPGASVTSIKVDTVLHEFSTIEGVKEDVTEIILNLKGLVVSSEHDEPVTMYLRKSGAGAVTAADIAPPAGVEVHNPDLVIATLSDKGKLEMELVVERGRGYVSAVQNKGADNEIGRMPVDSIYSPVLKVTYKVEATRVEQRTDFDKLVIDVETKPSILPRDAIASAGKTLVELFGLARELNVEAEGIDIGPSPVDEQLAADLALPVEDLQLTVRSYNCLKREGIHTVGELISRSEQDLLDIRNFGAKSIDEVKAKLVEMGLSLKDSAPGFDPHAALAAYGDDDDAFVEDEQY from the coding sequence GTGCTCATCGCACAGCGTCCCTCACTGTCGGAAGAGTCCGTCGACGAGTTCCGTTCGCGGTTCGTCATCGAGCCGCTGGAGCCGGGCTTCGGCTACACGCTCGGCAACTCGCTCCGGCGCACTCTCCTGTCCTCGATCCCCGGTGCCTCGGTCACGAGCATCAAGGTCGACACCGTCCTGCACGAGTTCTCGACGATCGAGGGCGTCAAGGAGGACGTCACCGAGATCATCTTGAACCTGAAGGGCCTGGTCGTCTCCTCGGAGCACGACGAGCCCGTCACCATGTACCTGCGCAAGTCGGGCGCCGGTGCCGTCACCGCCGCCGACATCGCGCCCCCGGCCGGCGTCGAGGTGCACAACCCCGACCTGGTCATCGCCACCCTGTCCGACAAGGGCAAGCTGGAGATGGAGCTGGTCGTCGAGCGCGGCCGCGGCTACGTCTCGGCGGTCCAGAACAAGGGCGCCGACAACGAGATCGGCCGCATGCCGGTCGACTCGATCTACAGCCCCGTGCTGAAGGTGACCTACAAGGTCGAGGCCACCCGTGTCGAGCAGCGCACCGACTTCGACAAGCTGGTCATCGACGTCGAGACCAAGCCCTCGATCCTGCCCCGCGACGCCATCGCGTCGGCCGGCAAGACCCTGGTCGAGCTGTTCGGCCTGGCGCGTGAGCTCAACGTCGAGGCCGAGGGCATCGACATCGGCCCGTCGCCCGTCGACGAGCAGCTGGCCGCCGACCTCGCCCTCCCGGTCGAGGACCTGCAGCTGACCGTCCGCTCGTACAACTGCCTCAAGCGCGAGGGCATCCACACCGTGGGCGAGCTCATCTCGCGCTCGGAGCAGGACCTGCTCGACATCCGCAACTTCGGCGCCAAGTCCATCGACGAGGTCAAGGCCAAGCTGGTCGAGATGGGTCTGTCCCTCAAGGACAGCGCGCCCGGCTTCGACCCGCACGCTGCCCTGGCGGCGTACGGCGACGACGACGACGCCTTCGTCGAGGACGAGCAGTACTGA
- the rpsM gene encoding 30S ribosomal protein S13, whose translation MARLVGVDLPRDKRIEIALTYIYGIGRTRSQQLLALTGVDPNLRVHQMGDEELVKLRDAIEGNFKIEGDLRREVQADIRRKIEIGSYQGRRHRQGLPVRGQRTKTNARTRKGPKRTVAGKKKAK comes from the coding sequence ATGGCACGCCTTGTTGGTGTCGACCTCCCGCGCGACAAGCGCATCGAGATCGCACTCACCTACATCTACGGCATCGGCCGTACCCGTTCCCAGCAGCTGCTCGCACTCACCGGGGTCGACCCCAACCTGCGCGTGCACCAGATGGGTGACGAAGAGCTGGTCAAGCTCCGCGACGCGATCGAGGGCAACTTCAAGATCGAGGGCGACCTCCGTCGAGAGGTCCAGGCCGACATCCGTCGCAAGATCGAGATCGGCAGCTACCAGGGTCGCCGCCACCGTCAGGGCCTCCCGGTCCGCGGTCAGCGCACCAAGACCAACGCCCGCACCCGCAAGGGTCCGAAGCGCACGGTTGCCGGCAAGAAGAAGGCCAAGTGA
- the rpsK gene encoding 30S ribosomal protein S11: MPPKARAAGAKKVRRKEKKNIAQGEAHIKSTFNNTIVTITDPTGAVISWASAGTVGFKGSRKSTPYAAQMAAEAAGRRAMDHGMKKIDVFVKGPGSGRETAIRSLGAIGLEVGTIQDVTPTPHNGCRPPKRRRV; this comes from the coding sequence ATGCCTCCCAAGGCTCGTGCGGCCGGGGCCAAGAAGGTCCGCCGCAAGGAGAAGAAGAACATCGCTCAGGGCGAAGCCCACATCAAGAGCACGTTCAACAACACGATCGTCACGATCACCGACCCCACGGGTGCGGTCATCTCGTGGGCCTCTGCCGGCACCGTCGGCTTCAAGGGCTCGCGCAAGTCCACGCCGTACGCCGCGCAGATGGCCGCGGAGGCCGCTGGCCGTCGCGCGATGGACCACGGCATGAAGAAGATCGACGTCTTCGTCAAGGGCCCGGGCTCGGGTCGCGAGACGGCGATCCGGTCGCTGGGTGCCATCGGCCTCGAGGTCGGCACCATCCAGGACGTCACGCCCACCCCCCACAACGGTTGCCGCCCGCCCAAGCGCCGGCGCGTCTGA
- the rpmJ gene encoding 50S ribosomal protein L36, whose product MKVNPSVKPICDKCKVIRRHGRVMVICANPRHKQRQG is encoded by the coding sequence ATGAAGGTCAACCCGAGCGTCAAGCCGATCTGTGACAAGTGCAAGGTGATCCGTCGCCACGGACGCGTCATGGTGATCTGCGCGAACCCGCGCCACAAGCAGCGCCAGGGCTGA
- the rpsD gene encoding 30S ribosomal protein S4: MARYTGPMTRKSRRLGVDLVGGDAAFEKRPYPPGQHGRARIKESEYRSQLQEKQKARFTYGVMEKQFLNYYKEASRRSGKTGDNLLQLLECRLDNVIYRGGFARTRRHARQLVSHGHFLVNGKKVDIPSFQVSAYDIIDVREKSLEMTPFIVARETFGERIVPAWLQTLPDRMRILVHQVPVRAQIDMPIQEQLIVEYYSKK; the protein is encoded by the coding sequence ATGGCCCGTTACACCGGACCCATGACCCGGAAGTCGCGCCGTCTCGGTGTCGACCTCGTCGGCGGCGACGCAGCGTTCGAGAAGCGTCCCTACCCTCCGGGCCAGCACGGCCGCGCCCGGATCAAGGAGAGCGAGTACCGCTCCCAGCTGCAGGAGAAGCAGAAGGCTCGCTTCACCTACGGCGTGATGGAGAAGCAGTTCCTGAACTACTACAAGGAGGCCTCGCGCCGCTCCGGCAAGACCGGTGACAACCTCCTGCAGCTCCTCGAGTGCCGCCTGGACAACGTGATCTACCGTGGTGGGTTCGCCCGCACGCGTCGTCACGCCCGCCAGCTGGTGTCGCACGGACACTTCCTGGTCAACGGCAAGAAGGTCGACATCCCGTCCTTCCAGGTCTCGGCCTACGACATCATCGACGTGCGCGAGAAGTCGCTCGAGATGACGCCGTTCATCGTGGCCCGCGAGACCTTCGGCGAGCGGATCGTGCCGGCCTGGCTGCAGACGCTGCCCGACCGCATGCGGATCCTGGTCCACCAGGTCCCCGTGCGCGCGCAGATCGACATGCCGATCCAGGAGCAGCTCATCGTGGAGTACTACTCCAAGAAGTGA
- the rplQ gene encoding 50S ribosomal protein L17: protein MPKPTKGPRLGGSPAHQRLILANLATQLFQHGRITTTEAKARALRPHAEKLITKAKKGDLHNRRMVLKTIRDKGVVHTLFTEIAPTFAERPGGYTRITKLNPRKGDNAPMAVIELVTEAYSPTAPKATKSAPAKSATPVGEAPVEETETTTDEGTDEAGTDEAPTELAEEASPEESVVAEEEPTEDEAPKA, encoded by the coding sequence ATGCCCAAGCCCACCAAGGGACCCCGCCTCGGCGGCAGCCCGGCCCACCAGCGCCTGATCCTGGCGAACCTCGCGACCCAGCTGTTCCAGCACGGCCGCATCACCACGACCGAGGCCAAGGCCCGCGCGCTGCGCCCGCACGCGGAGAAGCTGATCACCAAGGCGAAGAAGGGCGACCTCCACAACCGCCGCATGGTCCTCAAGACCATCCGCGACAAGGGCGTCGTGCACACCCTCTTCACCGAGATCGCGCCGACCTTCGCCGAGCGTCCGGGCGGCTACACCCGGATCACCAAGCTCAACCCCCGCAAGGGCGACAACGCCCCCATGGCGGTCATCGAGCTCGTGACCGAGGCGTACTCGCCCACCGCGCCGAAGGCGACGAAGTCCGCCCCGGCGAAGTCGGCCACCCCCGTCGGGGAGGCCCCGGTCGAGGAGACCGAGACCACCACCGACGAGGGCACCGACGAGGCTGGCACCGACGAGGCGCCCACCGAGCTCGCCGAGGAGGCGTCGCCCGAGGAGAGCGTCGTCGCCGAGGAGGAGCCCACCGAGGACGAGGCCCCCA